The DNA region GCAAAATTCCGGACGGCGCGTTTTTTATAAATGAACTCGTAAAGTCAGATCCTCGCCTGCCTTTCGGGGGAACCAAACATTCAGGCTACGGTCGCGAGCTTTCACGAGACGGGATTCTGGAATTTGTGAACAAAAAAACGGTGTATGTAAATACCTGATGTTAGAAATGGGAGATAACACACGTAAGTTTTACAATGCAACTAATCACTGATTGCAAGGCTTTGAATGCCGGCCGGATTAAACCATAGCCAATAATCTTATTTGGTCATTGGGACATTTGGGTATGAAATTTTGCAATGATCAGATATTTGGAGTTTATCGAAAGTGATTTTAATTCATTTTTACCTGACTTCGATATTTTAAGTCGGAGATCTGATCCGGTTCTATAGGAATTATTCCGGACTGCCTGTACATGAAACGTTATGTGGACTGCCGGAGCCTGCCTCTGCCGGGAGTATATTATTTGCATATAGCAGCCTAAGGTATAATTTGTCGGTGCTGCAACTACCCCGTAGCAAATTTCAAGAATTCCTGCTATTCAACATAATTACCGTACATCTGGAAAGGGAAAAGTCAAAAATCTGTAATTTGTGTAAGATTATTTCCATAAGTGTGTAACGTATCTTCTCAAGAATTTCGTGACCTTTGTTACGTAATACCGACCGAAAAGAAAAGTGTAACAAAATCGGCAATCAAAGATCCGAACTTTTCAACAATGCGGTAATCATTAAAAATGATTGTAAAAATGAAAGAAGAACAATTAGAGCTTGAAAAATCGAAAGCAATGATCGTTGTCGAAATCATTGAGTATGTCCCTGATTCGGTGGTGATTAAGACAATCATTAAAAAATCGACCGGAAATATCAATGCCGTCTCTTTTGACACCGGGGAGAAATTGGAAGAGAAAACCTCTCCATTCGATAAATTCATTCAGATTATTGACGGAAAAGCAGAGGTGATCATTGACGGAGTAAGCAAGCCTCTGGAGACCGGAGAATCGATCATTATCCCGGCTCATGCCCCTAATTCATTTAAAGCGAACGACCGGTTTAAAATGATATCCACAATAATCAAAAGCGGATATGAGGAGGTAAGTTAATGATGCCGGAACCGACTTTAGAGACTTTGGAAAATACACTTGCAGATATAAACCAAATTGATCCTGCGAAAGGCCGTAGC from Halalkalibaculum roseum includes:
- a CDS encoding cupin domain-containing protein produces the protein MKEEQLELEKSKAMIVVEIIEYVPDSVVIKTIIKKSTGNINAVSFDTGEKLEEKTSPFDKFIQIIDGKAEVIIDGVSKPLETGESIIIPAHAPNSFKANDRFKMISTIIKSGYEEVS